The following nucleotide sequence is from Streptomyces brevispora.
GAGCTGCTGCACAGGCACAAGGCCCTGCTCATCGCCGACGAGGTGCAGACCGGCCTGGGCCGGACCGGTGACTTCTACGGGTACCAGCACGAGGAAGGGGTCGAACCCGATCTGGTCTGCGTCGCCAAGGCGCTCTCCGGCGGCTATGTTCCGGTCGGGGCGACCCTCGGCAAGGACTGGATCTTCAAACGCGTCTACTCGTCGATGGACCGGGTGCTGGTCCACTCGGCCAGTTTCGGCTCCAACGCGCAGGCGATGGCGGCCGGACTCGCGGTCCTCGCGGTGATGGAGGACGAGGAGACCGTGGCGAACGCGCGCCGAACCGGAGATCTGCTGCGCGAGAGGCTGGCCGCACTGGTCGGCCGCTACGAGCTGCTGCACGAGGTGCGGGGACGCGGGCTGATGATCGGCATCGAGTTCGGCCGGCCGTCCTCGCTGAAGCTGCGCAGCCGCTGGACCATGCTCCAGGCGGCCCGCAAGGGGCTCTTCGCGCAGATGGTGGTCGTACCGCTGCTCCAGAAGCACCGGATCCTCACCCAGGTCTCCGGCGACCACCTCGAAGTGATCAAGCTGATTCCGCCGCTCGTCATCGACGAGGCGGACGTGGACCGGTTCGTGACCGCGTTCACGGCGGTGATGGATGACGCGCACAACGGCGGACTGATGTGGGACTTCGGCCGGACTCTGGTGAGGCAGGCCGTTGCCAACCGCTGATCAACAGGGGTTTGCCTCGGAGGTAAGAAATTTGCCTCTGAGGAAAGTTCCTGGCTCAATGGAGGAATGAATCCTCCAGCCGGAGGGGTGCCCGACGAGCTGCCCGGTGTCGCGCCACGACTGCGCGATCTGCGCCGTGACCGCGGGCTCACCCTGGAAACCGCCGCCCAGCACGCCGGACTCTCGCCCGCCCATCTGTCCCGGCTCGAAACGGGCCGGCGGCAGCCCTCGCTGCCGATGCTTCTCGGACTTGCCAGGATCTACGGTACGACGGTCTCCGAGCTGCTCGGCGAGATCCCCCCGGAACGTGACGCGATCGTCCGCGGCCGAAAGTTCGAGGGGGCCGAGGCCGACGGCTGGATGTACCAGCAGGCCGGGGGACCCGGCCGGGCGATGCAGGCCCTGCGCGTCCGGGTTCCGCACGGCGCGCAGGGCGACCTGGTGCGCGTCCACCCCGGTGAGGAATGGCTGTACGTCCTGGCCGGGCACCTCAGGGTGACCCTCGGGGAGACCGTGCACGACCTCGCCCCCGGCGACAGCGCGCACTTCGACTCGCTCACCCCGCATCAGATCGCGGCGCCGGACCATTCCGGTGCCGAGCTGCTCTTCGTTCACACCCTGCTGCAGAGCCCCGCTGCCGAGCTGTGTCTCGGCAGCGGGATCCACCGTCGCTGAGGCGCCGTCCCCGCCGCCGGCGCGTCCGGTCGCGAGAGAGGACTGACATGTCCGATTCCGAGAACTACGACCCGCTCACGCCGGCCAGGCGCAAGGACTCCGACTCGCACGAGAGGAAGATGCCGCGCGGGCTCGTCATCAGGCTGTTCGCCTACCTGGTGGCCGGGCACGTCGTCGCCGGCTTCCTCTACCTGCTGTTCGCGGTGGGGATGAACAACCAGTAGCCGCGGGCCGTGCGGCTCGGGCGACCGGTCAGGCCTCGTCGAGGAGCCGCTCGCGCAGCCGCTCCCGCGTCTCGGGGCTGATCTTCAGCCCCTCGGAGAGGTAGCGGTCGGTGCCGCCCCAGGTCTCGTCGATCGTGGCGAAGGCCGCGTCGAGATATTCGCGGTGGGCACCGAAGAGCGGGCTGAGGAGCTCCATCACCTCGGGCGACGTCCCGGCCGCCGAGGTGTCGCTGCGGCGCACCCGGTAGCGGCGGTGGGCGTCGTTGGACTTGAGGTAGTCGGCCTCGACGGCCTCGCGCTCGACGCCCACCGCGAGCAGGGAGACCGCGATCGAGAGCCCCGCCCGGTCCTTGCCCGCCGCGCAGTGCATCAGAGCGGGGACGCTGTCCTCGGCCAGGGCGTGCAGCACGCGGCTGTGCTCGGCGGTGCGCTCCAGGATGATCGTGCGATAGGAGGCGGTCAGGCGTGCGGCTGCCTTGCCGTCGCCGAGGAGGCCGCGCAGTTCGTCTATGTCGCCGTCGCGCACCATCTGCCAGAACTCGGCGCCTTCCGCCGGATCGTTGAGCGGGATGTTCACATTGCGCACGCCGGGCAGTTCGATGTCCAGTCCGTCCAGCCTGTGGTCGGCCGCGTTGCGGAAGTCGAAGACGGTGTGCAGGCCGAGGCTTCCGAGGAACGCGGCGTCCTCGGGGGTGGCACCCGCCAGGTGACCGCTGCGGTAGAGCCGTCCGTACCGCACCCGACGGCCGTCCGACGTGGGCAGCCCGCCCACGTCACGGAAATTACGGACCCCTGCCAGCTCGGGTTCCGTCGACGGGGTCTGCGGCAGTTGCTGCGTCACGGTCACTCCTGGAGGCTCTGGCGCCGACGCGTGCCGCCGACGGGTCCACTCCCGTGACGATACGACATCGACTACTCAGGCAACCATCTCGACAACAACCCCTGAGCGGGGCCCTGTCCGGTCCCGAACCGCCACGGTTCGAGGCCGCCGCGGCACGGGCTGCGACGGGTGGTCGCGCCGCGGGACGGTCGTGTCTCCGGAGTGAACGACAGGCAGGATGTGTCCGTATTAGGGCTTTTGGTAGAACATGCCCCGCTTGCGCGGGGGGTGGCCTCCCTCTCGTGAGCGGGATCATATCCGTGACGGTGTGTGGCGGCCCGCCTGTTGGGTAATCCGTGCGCCGCGCGGAAGGCCAAGGTCGGTAATCCACGGAGTGTGACCGGAATTCCGCACAGATTTTCCGGAGCGGAATCCGGAATGGAACGTGTGGCTTGTTTCTGCCGTCCCGGCTCGCTTACGTTCAATGCCAATCCGGATGGAATGCCTAATCCTGCCGCCGTCCGGAATTCAAACCCACTCACCGTGTGGCAGGAGCGGGGGAACCAGGTAAGCCGCCGACCGGAGAGATCCGGCCGGCTTGGGGTGAAGTCGCGCCAAGCGCGACCGGGCATCTCCAGCCCGAACCCGACAGCTCACCTCGTAGGCGCCGGAGAGGGAAACCTTCATGCCCATATCGGGTAAGCACCGCAGTCCGAAGTCCAGCACCATCGCCCGTGCCGTCATCGTCGCGAGTGCCGGCGGAGCCGTCATCGCGCTTCCGCTGCTCGGCGCCACCGGCGCCGGCGCCGCGGAGCAGACCGCTCCCGTCACTCCGAAGTCGGCCGCCGCCACGCACGCCGCCCCGGCCAAGCCGGTCTCCGCCGAGCAGGCCGGCACCACGACGTACTCCGTCGTCTCCGGCGACTACCTGTCGAAGATCGCCGCCGAGCACAAGCTCAAGGGTGGCTGGGAGAAGCTGTACCAGGACAACCGCAAGGTTGTCGGCGACGACCCGAGCCTGATCTTCCCGGGCATGAAGCTGACGCTCGGCGGCCAGGCCTCGACCACCGACGCGCAGACCTCCGCGGGTGCCACCACCCCGTCGAAGGCCCCGTCCACGGCTCCGGCCAAGACCGAGTCGAAGGCCCCCGTGGCCTCCAACTCCTCGTCCTCCTCCGACGCCCAGGCGTCCAACGGAACCTCGGCCCAGGCCGCTCGGAGCACCGGCTCCGGCTACGTCCACCCGGTTCCCGGCAACCACACCACCGCCTACCGCGCCTCCGGCGCCAACTGGTCCAGCGGCAGCCACACCGGTATCGACTTCCCCGTCTCCACGGGCATCAGCGTGAAGTCGATCAGCTCGGGCACCGTCGTCACCGCCGGCTGGGGCGGCGCGTACGGCAACGAGGTCGTCGTCAAGCACGCCGACGGCCACTACTCGCAGTACGGCCACATGTCCTCGCTCTCCGTCTCGGCGGGCCAGACCGTGAGCGCGGGCCAGCAGGTCGGGCTCTCGGGTGCCACCGGCAACGCGACCGGCCCGCACCTGCACTTCGAGATCCGCACGGGTCCGTCGTACGGCTCGGACATCGACCCGATCGCCTACCTGGCGTCGCACGGAATCTACGTCTGATCCAGGTAACGCCGGTCCGGCGACCCGGACCACGGCAATACACAGAGGGACGGTGCGCGGCGGCGCGCCGTCCCTCTGCTTATTCCCCCTTTACCAAAAACTGACCGGGTGGCCTATCTCACCACCCGTCAACCCCATATTACGGTCGCGTAGGTCACATTCGACAGTGCAGGATATGCCGTTGTGGCAGACGATTCGAGAAACTTCCGACAGGGCGTCATCAACCGACAGGGCGCCATCGAGTCGTACGCGGCGATTGGCGACAGCTTCACCGAGGGAGTCGGCGACCTCGGCCCGGACGGAACATTCGTCGGCTGGGCGGACCGATTCGCGGTACTCCTCGCGGACCAGCTCCCGGACCTCGAAACGGAGCCGGGCACAAGAAGTGCCGCGCCCGGGAACTTCAGGTACGCCAATCTCGCCGTACGAGGACGTCTCCTCGACCAGATAGTCGAGGAGCAGGTGCCGCGCGCCAAGGAACTCGCCCCCGACCTGGTGAGCTTCTGCGCGGGCGGCAACGACATCATCCGGCCGGGAACCGACCCCGACGACGTGGCCGAGCGCTTCGAGCGCGCGGTCGCCGAGCTGACCGAATCGGTCGGCACCGTCATGGTCACCACCGGCTTCGACACCCGCGGCGTTCCCGTGCTGCGCCATCTGCGCGGCAAGATCGCCACTTACACCGCCCATGTGCGGTCCATCGCGGACCGCTACGACTGCCCGGTTCTCGACCTGTGGTCGCTGCGCTCCGTGCAGGACCGGCGCGCATGGGACGGCGACCGGCTGCACCTGTCGCCCGAGGGACACACCCGGGTAGCGCTGCGTGCGGCTCAGGTCCTCGGCCTCGGCGTGCCGGCCGACCCGGACCAGGAGTGGCCGCCGCAGGCGCACCGGGGAACGCTGGAGGTCCGGCGCGACGACATCCACTGGGCGCGCGAGTACCTGGTGCCGTGGATCGGGCGCCGGCTGCGCGGCGAGTCCTCGGGCGACCACGTGGAGGCGAAGCGGCCGGATCTGCTGCCGCTCTGAGGGGCCGGGCGCCGGGACGGGGTTCACCGAACGGGCGCCGCTCGGCGAACCCCGGGGCGGTGATCCCGGGAATGACGGCCGCACCCACGATTGGCGACTGACGACAACGCCGCGGGCGCAGGTCACGGGCGCCGCGACGCCGCCGTCGGTCGTGGGTGAGGCCGTCAGGGGCTCGCGCGCTCGATGAGGGACGACTGCCGGGCCGGTATGCGTTCCAGTACGCCGCCCGCGAAGACGTCGTACAGCGGCAGTGTCTCCAGATGGACGTAGCCGATGTGGCAGTCGCAGACGGCCAGCGGGCAAACCCGCGGGCCCAACGCACCCCGATAGCTTCCGTCGTAGAGATTGCCGAGCGCGGCCCGGACGAAGTGGCAGCGGCGCACCGTGCCGTCCCCGTCCACCGAGATGACCGACTCACCGGTGCGGCAGGGCAGCCCGGCCGAGCGGTGCGGGTGGCGGCTGTACGGGAACAGCGGGTCGATCTCCGTCCACCGGCCGGCCTCCTCGTCCGTATAGCTGTGCCCTTCCGCGGCGTTGACCCAGAGGTACACCTCTTCGGGGAGCGCCGCCCGCAGCCGCCGCGCCTCGTCGAGATGACCGTCCAGACCGACCACACCGACGCTGTGGCGGATCCCCAGGGACGCCAGCTCGTCGCACCGGGCGAGGAAGCGCTCGTACGGCGTCTGGCCCGGGTGGTACGTGCACCAGAGCGCGATCTTGTCCCGGCCGGTGGTGCCCGCCGCGGCCAGCCACTGCGTACGGCCGCTGAGGTTCGTCTGGATCGCCACCCGGCGGATGTGCGGCAGACGGGCGAGCTCGACCAGCGCCCGGCGGTACCAGGAACGGACCAGCGCCTCGCCCCACGGGGTGAACAGCACCGATATCCGGTCATCGG
It contains:
- a CDS encoding aspartate aminotransferase family protein, which gives rise to MKDDGPKGFDLARLLAERGAERYELHTKYLNHQLPRMLRTIGFDKVYERAEGAHFWDAEGNDYLDMLAGFGVMGLGRHHPVVRKALHDVLDASLADLTRFDCQPLPGLLAEKLLAHSPHLDRVFFGNSGTEAVETALKFARYATGKPRILYCTHAFHGLTTGALSVNGEAGFRDGFAPLLPDTAIELGDLDALRRELKRGDVAGLVVEPIQGKGVHASPPGFLRAAQELLHRHKALLIADEVQTGLGRTGDFYGYQHEEGVEPDLVCVAKALSGGYVPVGATLGKDWIFKRVYSSMDRVLVHSASFGSNAQAMAAGLAVLAVMEDEETVANARRTGDLLRERLAALVGRYELLHEVRGRGLMIGIEFGRPSSLKLRSRWTMLQAARKGLFAQMVVVPLLQKHRILTQVSGDHLEVIKLIPPLVIDEADVDRFVTAFTAVMDDAHNGGLMWDFGRTLVRQAVANR
- a CDS encoding helix-turn-helix domain-containing protein codes for the protein MNPPAGGVPDELPGVAPRLRDLRRDRGLTLETAAQHAGLSPAHLSRLETGRRQPSLPMLLGLARIYGTTVSELLGEIPPERDAIVRGRKFEGAEADGWMYQQAGGPGRAMQALRVRVPHGAQGDLVRVHPGEEWLYVLAGHLRVTLGETVHDLAPGDSAHFDSLTPHQIAAPDHSGAELLFVHTLLQSPAAELCLGSGIHRR
- a CDS encoding DUF6126 family protein — its product is MSDSENYDPLTPARRKDSDSHERKMPRGLVIRLFAYLVAGHVVAGFLYLLFAVGMNNQ
- a CDS encoding tyrosine-protein phosphatase: MTQQLPQTPSTEPELAGVRNFRDVGGLPTSDGRRVRYGRLYRSGHLAGATPEDAAFLGSLGLHTVFDFRNAADHRLDGLDIELPGVRNVNIPLNDPAEGAEFWQMVRDGDIDELRGLLGDGKAAARLTASYRTIILERTAEHSRVLHALAEDSVPALMHCAAGKDRAGLSIAVSLLAVGVEREAVEADYLKSNDAHRRYRVRRSDTSAAGTSPEVMELLSPLFGAHREYLDAAFATIDETWGGTDRYLSEGLKISPETRERLRERLLDEA
- a CDS encoding M23 family metallopeptidase; amino-acid sequence: MPISGKHRSPKSSTIARAVIVASAGGAVIALPLLGATGAGAAEQTAPVTPKSAAATHAAPAKPVSAEQAGTTTYSVVSGDYLSKIAAEHKLKGGWEKLYQDNRKVVGDDPSLIFPGMKLTLGGQASTTDAQTSAGATTPSKAPSTAPAKTESKAPVASNSSSSSDAQASNGTSAQAARSTGSGYVHPVPGNHTTAYRASGANWSSGSHTGIDFPVSTGISVKSISSGTVVTAGWGGAYGNEVVVKHADGHYSQYGHMSSLSVSAGQTVSAGQQVGLSGATGNATGPHLHFEIRTGPSYGSDIDPIAYLASHGIYV
- a CDS encoding SGNH/GDSL hydrolase family protein, with the translated sequence MADDSRNFRQGVINRQGAIESYAAIGDSFTEGVGDLGPDGTFVGWADRFAVLLADQLPDLETEPGTRSAAPGNFRYANLAVRGRLLDQIVEEQVPRAKELAPDLVSFCAGGNDIIRPGTDPDDVAERFERAVAELTESVGTVMVTTGFDTRGVPVLRHLRGKIATYTAHVRSIADRYDCPVLDLWSLRSVQDRRAWDGDRLHLSPEGHTRVALRAAQVLGLGVPADPDQEWPPQAHRGTLEVRRDDIHWAREYLVPWIGRRLRGESSGDHVEAKRPDLLPL
- a CDS encoding STM4011 family radical SAM protein, translating into MDLTILYRGPLASCDYDCPYCPFAKRRDSREQLRADRAALERFTAWAAAQTDDRISVLFTPWGEALVRSWYRRALVELARLPHIRRVAIQTNLSGRTQWLAAAGTTGRDKIALWCTYHPGQTPYERFLARCDELASLGIRHSVGVVGLDGHLDEARRLRAALPEEVYLWVNAAEGHSYTDEEAGRWTEIDPLFPYSRHPHRSAGLPCRTGESVISVDGDGTVRRCHFVRAALGNLYDGSYRGALGPRVCPLAVCDCHIGYVHLETLPLYDVFAGGVLERIPARQSSLIERASP